A single Danio aesculapii chromosome 19, fDanAes4.1, whole genome shotgun sequence DNA region contains:
- the trib1 gene encoding tribbles homolog 1 yields MSVQWINNPLPGRHGHKRFDTDEPVSRCPRLSESSADAGLLGSSPGSPVSGAPLSVTSAHQGPARIGQFLLVPLTDRPGVQSALDMDTGEELLCKVFDMGQYQEKIRAYSMLSNHKNIAQIKDIVLGESKAYVFQEKDFGDMHTFVKSSKRLSEDLASKLFYQVVSAVNHCHQVGIILGDLKLRKFVFTDEKRTNLKLEGLEDCHVLCGEDDSMFDTHGCPAYVSPEILNGGGCYSGKQADVWSLGVMLYTMLVGRYPFHDQDPASLFSKIRRGTYCLPDGMSLTARCLLRSLLRKDPGERLTAAEVLIHPWFNGNIQDSRNPEQEVNLREQTVPQIEMEQDEDLFS; encoded by the exons ATGAGCGTTCAGTGGATTAATAATCCGCTACCGGGAAGACACGGACACAAGCGCTTTGACACTGACGAGCCCGTGAGCAGATGTCCGCGGCTCAGCGAGTCTTCGGCGGATGCGGGTCTCCTGGGTTCCTCACCGGGATCTCCGGTTAGCGGAGCGCCTCTGAGCGTCACCTCTGCTCACCAGGGTCCCGCTCGCATCGGCCAGTTCCTGCTGGTGCCTCTTACCGACCGACCAGGGGTGCAGAGCGCTTTAGATATGGACACAGGAGAGGAACTGCTCTGCAAG GTGTTTGATATGGGCCAATACCAGGAGAAAATAAGAGCCTACAGCATGCTGTCAAATCATAAAAACATTGCACAGATCAAAGACATAGTTCTTGGGGAGAGCAAAGCCTATGTGTTTCAAGAGAAGGATTTTGGCGACATGCACACGTTTGTAAAGAGCAGCAAGAGGCTTTCTGAAGACTTGGCATCCAAGCTTTTCTACCAGGTTGTATCTGCAGTGAATCATTGCCACCAGGTCGGCATCATTTTGGGAGACCTCAAGCTCCGCAAGTTTGTGTTCACGGATGAGAAAAG GACTAATTTGAAATTGGAGGGTCTGGAGGACTGCCATGTTCTGTGCGGAGAGGACGACTCTATGTTCGACACGCACGGCTGCCCTGCGTACGTGAGCCCTGAGATACTGAACGGTGGAGGTTGCTACTCGGGCAAGCAAGCAGACGTGTGGAGCCTCGGTGTAATGCTGTACACAATGCTGGTGGGCCGATATCCTTTCCACGATCAAGACCCCGCAAGCCTATTCTCTAAGATTCGACGAGGCACATACTGCCTCCCGGATGGAATGTCTTTAACAGCGCGCTGCTTGCTTCGCAGTCTCCTTAGAAAAGACCCTGGTGAAAGACTGACCGCCGCCGAAGTCCTCATTCACCCATGGTTCAACGGCAACATTCAGGACAGCCGAAATCCAGAACAGGAGGTGAACCTCAGAGAACAGACAGTGCCCCAGATAGAAATGGAGCAGGACGAGGATCTGTTCTCCTGA